One region of Mucilaginibacter sp. 14171R-50 genomic DNA includes:
- a CDS encoding NADH-quinone oxidoreductase subunit N, which produces MTTLIIISVLPIVILYLGLYKVQKALLPVTVIGLLAALGAAVAQWGNNAVPIYHGMMLFNNFSIAFSVVSITSTILILLLSKGYFDRISNHIAEYYAIILFSLAGIIVMVSYHNLAMLFIGIEIMSVSLYILAGIRKKDFASNEAALKYFLMGAFSTGFLLFGITLIYGSSGSFDLDGIRDWVLTNPRNTDPLFYTGIMLVIVGLCFKVGAAPFHFWTPDVYEGSPSLITLFMSTVVKVAGIVAFLRLFSACFSTISSFWTPVLLTITIATLLIGNITALYQQSFKRMMAFSSISHAGYLLFAIVALGAASANSVLIYGAAYTVASIIAFGAFILVKQQTRSDSFEAFNGLGKTNPFLAFVLTISMLSLAGIPLTAGFIGKFFMFSGALAHYNTWLVIVAVVNAMISIFYYFRVIIAMYFRSAERAEVEVPAYYKFVLGFSAIATIVIGVYPSFISALI; this is translated from the coding sequence ATGACCACTCTAATAATCATATCTGTTTTACCCATCGTAATATTATACCTGGGTTTATATAAAGTTCAGAAAGCTTTATTGCCGGTGACCGTTATTGGTTTGCTTGCGGCTTTGGGCGCGGCAGTAGCCCAATGGGGCAATAACGCAGTGCCGATCTATCATGGTATGATGTTGTTCAACAACTTTTCTATTGCATTCTCGGTGGTAAGTATTACGTCTACCATATTGATATTGCTGCTTTCCAAAGGGTATTTCGACAGGATAAGCAACCACATTGCTGAATACTACGCCATAATATTATTCTCGTTAGCAGGTATAATTGTTATGGTGTCGTACCATAACCTCGCCATGCTGTTCATCGGTATCGAGATCATGTCGGTTAGTTTGTATATACTGGCAGGAATACGTAAAAAAGATTTTGCTTCAAATGAAGCAGCATTGAAATATTTTTTGATGGGTGCGTTTTCGACCGGTTTCCTGCTGTTTGGCATTACGCTGATTTATGGCTCTTCGGGATCGTTCGACCTGGATGGCATCCGCGATTGGGTATTAACCAATCCCCGTAATACCGATCCGTTGTTTTATACCGGGATTATGCTTGTTATTGTTGGCCTTTGCTTTAAGGTTGGCGCGGCGCCGTTCCATTTTTGGACACCGGATGTGTATGAAGGTTCGCCTTCGTTGATCACACTGTTCATGTCTACTGTAGTTAAGGTAGCAGGTATAGTTGCATTCCTACGATTATTCTCGGCATGTTTTTCGACCATCAGCAGTTTTTGGACACCTGTATTGCTAACCATTACCATTGCAACCCTGCTTATTGGCAATATAACGGCACTGTACCAGCAAAGCTTTAAACGCATGATGGCTTTTTCCAGCATTTCACATGCTGGTTACCTGTTATTCGCTATTGTAGCATTAGGTGCGGCATCTGCTAATTCGGTGCTCATATACGGCGCGGCTTATACTGTAGCTTCAATTATCGCTTTTGGGGCGTTTATCCTGGTAAAACAACAAACCAGGAGTGATAGCTTCGAGGCCTTTAACGGGCTTGGTAAAACTAATCCGTTTTTAGCGTTTGTGCTTACCATAAGTATGTTATCATTAGCAGGGATACCGCTTACTGCTGGCTTTATAGGTAAATTCTTCATGTTCTCTGGTGCGCTGGCACATTATAATACCTGGTTGGTAATTGTTGCAGTAGTTAATGCCATGATCAGCATCTTCTATTATTTCAGGGTAATAATTGCGATGTATTTCCGCAGCGCCGAGCGTGCCGAGGTTGAAGTGCCTGCCTATTACAAGTTTGTTTTGGGCTTTTCGGCTATCGCAACTATCGTTATCGGGGTATACCCGTCGTTTATATCCGCCCTTATTTAA
- a CDS encoding DedA family protein: protein MENFWEYLQNLTDAQSILSSGGFYLLLIVVYAETGLFFGFFLPGDYLLFLAGLLSAAGIIHVPIYTLVLSLIAAGILGNYTGYWFGYRTGPVLFNKNDSFFFKKRYIAVAEEFYAKYGGMALILGRFFPIVRTFAPIFAGVVRVDLKKFTIYNIIGSVAWVTILTLAGYFLGRRFPELKDYLEYIVLGLIIITTIPLIIAYVRRQYAKSKEK, encoded by the coding sequence ATGGAAAACTTTTGGGAATACCTTCAAAATTTAACCGACGCACAGTCTATTTTAAGCAGTGGTGGCTTTTACCTTTTGCTTATAGTGGTATATGCCGAAACCGGGTTATTCTTTGGTTTCTTCTTACCGGGCGATTATTTGCTGTTTCTGGCAGGCCTGCTAAGCGCTGCCGGCATAATACATGTGCCCATTTATACCTTAGTGCTTTCGCTTATAGCGGCGGGCATTTTGGGTAACTATACCGGCTATTGGTTTGGCTATCGCACGGGGCCGGTGCTATTCAACAAAAACGACTCCTTTTTTTTTAAAAAGCGGTACATAGCCGTTGCCGAAGAGTTTTATGCCAAGTACGGTGGCATGGCCTTGATTTTAGGCAGATTTTTCCCCATAGTTAGAACATTTGCCCCTATATTTGCAGGTGTTGTAAGGGTTGACCTTAAAAAGTTTACCATTTACAATATTATTGGCAGCGTAGCCTGGGTAACCATTTTAACTTTAGCCGGTTATTTTTTAGGCAGACGCTTCCCCGAATTAAAGGATTATCTGGAGTACATAGTACTCGGTTTGATAATTATTACAACAATTCCGCTGATTATTGCTTATGTGAGAAGACAGTATGCAAAGTCAAAAGAAAAGTAA
- a CDS encoding inorganic diphosphatase has product MSTQHPWHQVSPGDNIPETVNAIIEIPKGSKAKYEIDKESGLLKLDRVLFSSVMYPANYGFIPQTYCDDKDPLDILVLCSIDVFPMSIIEAKVVGVMHMVDNGEQDDKIIAVAKNDMSVNYINDLAELPPHAMTEIVRFFKDYKKLEGKNVTIEHLLGVRYAHKVITESLELYKSTFPVYK; this is encoded by the coding sequence ATGAGCACACAACATCCCTGGCACCAGGTTTCACCGGGCGATAATATTCCTGAAACTGTAAACGCGATAATTGAGATACCAAAGGGTTCAAAGGCAAAATACGAGATTGATAAAGAGTCGGGACTTTTAAAGCTGGATCGCGTACTGTTTTCGTCGGTGATGTACCCGGCCAATTATGGTTTTATCCCGCAAACTTATTGTGATGATAAAGACCCGCTTGATATTTTAGTGCTATGCTCGATAGATGTTTTCCCGATGTCGATCATCGAGGCTAAGGTTGTGGGGGTGATGCACATGGTAGATAATGGCGAGCAGGACGATAAAATCATCGCGGTAGCAAAAAACGACATGTCGGTTAATTATATTAACGACCTTGCAGAGCTACCCCCGCATGCGATGACCGAAATTGTGCGCTTTTTTAAGGATTATAAAAAGCTGGAAGGCAAGAATGTTACTATTGAACATTTACTGGGCGTGCGCTATGCCCATAAAGTAATTACCGAAAGTTTAGAGCTATATAAATCTACTTTCCCTGTTTACAAATAA
- a CDS encoding hemolysin family protein, with protein sequence MDPGPYEISVFYIFATIFLVLLNGFFVAAEFAMVRVRGSQIEIRAKAGSGVAKVARGILHNLDGYLAATQLGITIASLGLGVVGEGVVTNIVLRGFMSVGITLTSGFVTASHIVSFAFITILHIVFGELAPKSLAIQKSAGTVMAVSVPLRFFFVVFRPAIWVLNGFANFILKLFGITTLEGGETHHSSEELQYLLEQGRETGALDSNEHELIQNVFDFNERVVKNIMVPRTKISGIELDTSKEELLECLITEGYSRMPVYDDVIDKIVGIVHAKDILPLLARNEPIVLKDIIRKPYFIPETKKINDLMAELQQKRIQIAIVSDEFGGTAGMVTLEDIVEELVGEIQDEFDEEKPIVEKLNDREFVVNALAPIYDVNEHLPHDLPEDGDFDTVSGWLGHIFGKIPDVGEQKESNGYNITVLKKSDQNIESVKLELLINEEDAVDLH encoded by the coding sequence ATGGACCCCGGACCCTACGAAATAAGTGTATTTTATATTTTTGCTACCATATTTTTGGTGCTGCTCAACGGCTTTTTTGTAGCAGCTGAGTTTGCGATGGTAAGGGTAAGGGGCTCGCAGATCGAGATCCGGGCCAAAGCCGGCAGTGGCGTTGCAAAGGTAGCAAGGGGCATTCTGCATAATCTTGACGGTTACCTGGCCGCTACACAATTGGGTATCACTATAGCATCACTGGGCCTGGGTGTTGTTGGCGAGGGTGTTGTTACCAATATTGTATTGCGTGGCTTTATGAGTGTAGGTATTACGCTTACATCAGGCTTTGTAACCGCCAGTCATATCGTTTCGTTTGCTTTTATTACCATATTGCATATTGTGTTTGGCGAATTGGCGCCAAAATCGCTGGCAATTCAAAAATCGGCCGGGACTGTTATGGCGGTATCTGTACCGTTAAGGTTTTTCTTTGTTGTGTTCAGACCAGCCATATGGGTATTAAACGGCTTTGCTAATTTTATTTTAAAGCTGTTTGGTATCACCACCCTGGAAGGCGGAGAAACGCACCACAGTTCAGAAGAGTTGCAGTACCTGTTGGAACAGGGGCGCGAAACAGGCGCGCTCGATTCGAACGAGCATGAGCTGATACAAAACGTGTTTGATTTTAACGAGCGCGTAGTAAAAAACATTATGGTGCCCCGTACCAAGATATCGGGTATTGAATTAGATACGAGCAAGGAGGAACTGCTGGAGTGCTTGATAACTGAAGGATACTCGCGCATGCCGGTATACGATGATGTGATTGACAAGATCGTGGGTATTGTACACGCCAAAGATATTTTACCACTACTGGCACGTAACGAGCCCATTGTATTGAAAGACATTATCCGTAAGCCATATTTTATACCCGAAACCAAAAAGATAAACGACCTGATGGCCGAGCTGCAGCAAAAGCGCATTCAAATAGCCATCGTATCTGACGAGTTTGGAGGAACGGCCGGAATGGTGACCCTGGAAGATATTGTTGAAGAATTAGTTGGTGAGATACAAGATGAGTTTGACGAGGAAAAACCAATTGTTGAGAAGCTAAACGACCGCGAGTTTGTGGTGAATGCCCTTGCACCTATATACGATGTAAATGAGCATCTGCCGCACGACCTGCCCGAAGATGGCGACTTTGATACCGTATCGGGCTGGTTGGGCCACATATTTGGTAAAATACCTGATGTAGGCGAGCAGAAAGAAAGCAACGGGTACAACATCACCGTACTAAAAAAATCCGATCAGAACATCGAATCGGTAAAGCTGGAGCTGCTGATCAACGAAGAAGATGCGGTAGATCTGCATTAA
- a CDS encoding 16S rRNA (uracil(1498)-N(3))-methyltransferase: protein MHLFYTPDIDAALSQYFLSEEESKHAVRVLRLNVGDDVTLIDGRGGMYKAEIKDAHPKRTILQINSATQGVNKRNHYLHIAIAPTKNLDRVEWFLEKATEIGIDEISLIICQRSERKEAKVERLNKIITSAIKQSIKAYHPVLNAPVAFNQFLKQPFDGQRFIAHCDEGEKVSLAESLKKQGRYLILIGPEGDFAPGEVDAALQNGYKAITLGESRLRTETAALEACFEVNFLNR from the coding sequence ATGCATCTTTTTTATACCCCCGATATAGACGCCGCATTATCTCAATACTTTTTAAGCGAGGAGGAGAGCAAACATGCTGTGCGTGTGCTGCGCCTAAACGTGGGCGACGACGTTACCCTGATAGATGGGAGAGGCGGAATGTACAAGGCGGAAATAAAGGATGCGCATCCCAAGCGCACCATCCTTCAAATAAATTCGGCTACGCAGGGGGTTAATAAACGCAACCATTACCTGCACATAGCCATAGCGCCCACAAAAAACCTGGATAGGGTGGAGTGGTTCCTGGAAAAAGCTACCGAGATTGGTATTGATGAGATATCTCTCATTATTTGTCAGCGATCAGAGCGTAAGGAGGCGAAGGTAGAGCGGTTGAATAAGATCATCACCTCGGCAATCAAACAATCCATAAAGGCCTATCATCCGGTTTTAAATGCACCGGTGGCGTTTAACCAATTTTTGAAACAGCCGTTTGATGGGCAAAGGTTTATAGCGCATTGCGATGAAGGCGAGAAGGTAAGCCTGGCCGAATCTCTTAAAAAGCAAGGCCGTTACCTGATACTGATAGGGCCTGAAGGCGATTTTGCCCCGGGCGAGGTTGATGCCGCTTTGCAGAACGGATACAAAGCCATAACTTTAGGCGAAAGCCGCCTGCGCACCGAGACCGCGGCGTTAGAGGCTTGTTTTGAAGTGAATTTTTTAAACCGGTAA
- a CDS encoding DUF4159 domain-containing protein: MRSSIFTVIAVALVCCISSFTAPSYKMGRLKYNGGGDWYGDRTALVNLIKFCNQNLKTNFEPEEEVVEVGSEQLYNYPFVFMTGHGNVIFSDQEARNLRKYLTGGGFLHIDDNYGFDKFIRPQMKKVFPELDFVELPTNYAIYHQKYSFPNGLPKIHEHDGKRPQGFGLIYKGRLVCFYTYECDLGNGWEDYGTYAGDTQEARLKALRMGANLIQYIFTK; the protein is encoded by the coding sequence ATGAGATCATCCATTTTCACTGTTATAGCCGTTGCCCTGGTGTGTTGCATCAGCAGTTTTACCGCGCCATCGTACAAAATGGGCCGGCTAAAATACAATGGCGGCGGCGACTGGTATGGCGACCGTACGGCCCTGGTGAACCTCATTAAATTTTGCAACCAAAACTTAAAAACAAACTTTGAACCCGAAGAGGAGGTGGTTGAGGTTGGCAGCGAGCAGCTGTATAATTATCCGTTTGTATTTATGACCGGGCATGGCAACGTTATATTCAGCGACCAGGAAGCCCGCAACCTGCGCAAGTATTTAACGGGCGGCGGCTTTTTGCACATAGATGATAACTACGGCTTTGATAAATTTATTCGCCCGCAAATGAAAAAGGTTTTCCCGGAACTTGATTTTGTGGAACTCCCAACCAACTATGCCATCTATCACCAAAAATATAGCTTCCCTAATGGGTTGCCAAAAATACACGAGCACGACGGCAAGCGCCCGCAGGGTTTCGGGCTGATATACAAAGGGCGCCTGGTTTGCTTTTACACTTACGAATGCGACCTGGGTAACGGTTGGGAAGATTACGGCACCTACGCCGGCGACACCCAGGAAGCGCGCCTTAAAGCTTTAAGAATGGGGGCAAACCTTATACAATATATATTTACTAAGTAG
- a CDS encoding acetyl-CoA carboxylase biotin carboxyl carrier protein subunit, translating to MYKIKVNNKHDFEVDRKDETLTVNGNIVNADIARLNDMLYHVINNNGSYNAEVVSFDAEAKTAEIKVNNTIYSLTAKDQFDVLLDKMGLSNLMTAKVSDIKAPMPGLVLKILVEEGAEVKKGDNLFVLEAMKMENIIKAPADVTVKTIKIKPGDKVEKGQILIVF from the coding sequence ATGTACAAAATTAAAGTTAACAATAAGCACGATTTTGAGGTTGACAGAAAAGATGAGACGCTAACCGTTAACGGCAATATCGTTAACGCGGATATCGCCCGGTTAAATGATATGCTTTACCACGTTATTAACAACAACGGTTCGTATAACGCCGAGGTAGTAAGTTTTGATGCGGAAGCGAAAACCGCTGAGATAAAAGTGAACAATACTATTTACAGCCTTACCGCTAAAGACCAGTTTGATGTATTGCTGGATAAGATGGGCCTTAGCAATTTAATGACCGCTAAGGTTAGCGATATAAAGGCCCCTATGCCCGGGCTTGTTTTGAAGATACTTGTTGAAGAAGGCGCCGAAGTAAAAAAGGGCGATAACTTATTTGTGCTGGAAGCCATGAAAATGGAAAACATCATTAAAGCCCCGGCAGACGTTACCGTTAAAACCATCAAGATCAAACCGGGGGATAAAGTTGAAAAAGGACAGATACTGATCGTATTTTGA
- a CDS encoding NUDIX hydrolase: protein MSDLIWKTCSSEYIHKGPWATLRTDKCEMPDGTVVDQYYVLEYPNWANAVALTGDNKILMVRQYRHAANIVSLEIPGGVIEDGEDPEEAMRRELLEETGYRFDDVELISTVYANPSTANNKTFCYLAKGGQKVQEQKLDEHERLVVEEYTIAEVKQLLAENKIAQALHCTGLFYALMKLGEL, encoded by the coding sequence ATGAGCGATCTTATCTGGAAAACCTGTTCTTCCGAATATATCCATAAAGGCCCCTGGGCTACTTTGCGAACCGATAAATGCGAAATGCCCGACGGCACCGTAGTAGACCAGTATTATGTACTGGAATACCCCAATTGGGCTAACGCGGTAGCACTTACCGGGGATAATAAAATATTGATGGTTCGCCAGTACAGGCATGCCGCTAATATTGTATCGCTGGAGATACCGGGCGGTGTTATAGAGGATGGCGAAGACCCTGAAGAGGCCATGCGCCGGGAGTTATTGGAGGAAACCGGTTACCGGTTTGATGACGTGGAACTGATAAGCACCGTTTATGCCAACCCATCAACCGCAAATAATAAAACCTTTTGTTACCTGGCTAAAGGGGGGCAAAAGGTACAGGAACAAAAACTTGACGAACACGAACGCCTTGTGGTAGAAGAATACACCATAGCCGAAGTAAAGCAGCTACTGGCGGAAAACAAGATAGCCCAGGCGCTGCATTGCACCGGGCTGTTTTATGCATTAATGAAGTTGGGCGAATTATAA
- a CDS encoding YgcG family protein: MLKRTILWLVLVLCINTAFSQDIPERSGTLVTDYTGTLSASDKLKLEDKLNNYNDSTSTQVAVVIIKSTGDYDINQYGVELLRKWGIGTKEKNNGVLVLVAINDRKMAIQTGYGAEGALPDITTQEIIQNDMKPRFKEGDYYGGLDAATDDIIKAMKGEYKADAKKAKRKDDGGGSAGFIVIIVVIVLIIIFRKRGGGGGGGRIIGGRGGASPFWWFLAGNMLGGGGRSSGGDWGGFSGGGGGWGGGGGGGFGGFGGGSGGGGGSSGSW; the protein is encoded by the coding sequence ATGTTAAAAAGAACAATATTGTGGCTGGTGCTGGTGCTATGCATCAATACAGCCTTCTCGCAGGACATCCCCGAAAGATCCGGCACGCTTGTTACCGATTATACAGGTACCTTATCCGCATCAGACAAGCTAAAGCTTGAGGATAAGCTAAACAACTACAACGATTCTACCAGCACGCAAGTAGCCGTTGTTATCATTAAATCAACCGGCGATTATGATATCAACCAATATGGCGTAGAGCTTCTGCGCAAGTGGGGCATTGGTACCAAAGAAAAGAACAACGGTGTTTTGGTACTGGTTGCCATAAACGACCGGAAGATGGCCATCCAAACCGGGTACGGCGCCGAAGGCGCCCTGCCGGATATCACTACCCAGGAGATCATCCAAAACGATATGAAACCCCGTTTTAAGGAGGGCGACTATTATGGCGGGTTAGATGCCGCAACCGACGACATTATTAAAGCCATGAAGGGCGAATACAAAGCCGACGCAAAAAAAGCTAAACGCAAAGACGATGGCGGCGGCTCTGCAGGGTTTATCGTTATTATCGTAGTTATTGTCCTCATTATTATTTTCCGCAAACGCGGCGGCGGGGGTGGCGGCGGCCGTATCATTGGTGGCCGTGGCGGCGCAAGTCCCTTTTGGTGGTTTTTAGCCGGCAACATGCTTGGCGGCGGCGGACGCAGCAGCGGCGGCGACTGGGGCGGCTTTTCTGGCGGCGGAGGCGGCTGGGGAGGCGGCGGCGGTGGTGGTTTCGGCGGCTTTGGCGGCGGAAGCGGCGGGGGCGGCGGAAGCAGCGGCAGCTGGTAA
- a CDS encoding TPM domain-containing protein — MAVFTEEEQQRIQTAVADAEKETSGEVRVCIEKTCTDDPLNRAVKYFTQLGMEKTRLRNGVLIYVATVDRKFAIIGDAGINAVVPANFWDSTKEEMLSQFKYGNLVEGIVTGIEHTGAQLKKYFPYMLNDKNELPDDIAFMDGN; from the coding sequence ATGGCAGTATTTACCGAAGAGGAACAGCAGCGTATACAAACGGCTGTTGCTGATGCCGAGAAGGAGACATCTGGCGAGGTACGCGTTTGTATTGAAAAAACCTGCACCGACGACCCGCTTAACCGTGCCGTGAAATACTTTACGCAGCTCGGGATGGAAAAAACCAGGCTCCGCAACGGCGTGCTCATTTACGTGGCCACTGTCGACCGTAAGTTTGCCATAATAGGCGATGCCGGTATTAACGCAGTGGTACCCGCCAATTTTTGGGATAGCACCAAAGAGGAAATGCTGAGCCAGTTTAAGTATGGCAACCTGGTTGAAGGCATCGTTACCGGCATTGAACATACCGGCGCGCAGCTGAAAAAATATTTCCCCTATATGCTTAACGATAAGAACGAACTGCCGGACGATATCGCCTTTATGGATGGCAATTAA
- a CDS encoding LemA family protein translates to MKNLWIVIAVVIVLALMGGCSYNGMVKSDENVKSKWGQVQTQYQRRSDLIPNLVSTVKGEANFEKGTLTEVTNARARATSIQVDPTKLTPEAIQKYQEAQGQLSTALGRLLVASENYPTLRANDAFRNLQVQLEGTENRISVARKDFNDAVQAYNSKIRTFPANITAKVFGFAEKGYFQSEAGSDKAPKVQF, encoded by the coding sequence ATGAAAAATTTATGGATCGTAATAGCTGTTGTGATAGTACTTGCCCTGATGGGTGGCTGCAGTTACAACGGCATGGTGAAGTCTGACGAGAACGTAAAGAGTAAATGGGGCCAGGTGCAAACCCAATATCAGCGCCGCAGCGATCTTATCCCTAACCTGGTATCTACGGTAAAAGGCGAAGCTAATTTCGAAAAAGGCACACTTACCGAGGTAACCAACGCGCGTGCAAGGGCTACTTCAATACAGGTTGACCCAACCAAGCTTACCCCCGAAGCGATACAGAAATACCAGGAAGCACAGGGGCAGCTAAGCACCGCTTTAGGTAGGCTGCTTGTTGCATCAGAAAACTATCCAACACTTAGGGCTAACGATGCCTTTAGAAACCTGCAGGTGCAGTTAGAAGGTACCGAAAACCGGATAAGTGTGGCCCGTAAGGATTTTAATGATGCTGTACAGGCCTACAATAGCAAAATCCGCACTTTCCCAGCCAACATTACCGCAAAGGTGTTTGGGTTTGCCGAAAAAGGATATTTCCAAAGCGAAGCCGGTTCGGATAAAGCGCCAAAAGTTCAGTTTTAA
- a CDS encoding GH92 family glycosyl hydrolase encodes MKKIFAALFICTALQATAQNKHENLVQYVKPIIGTQRMGHTYPGATVPFGMVQLSPETDTASYELNGRYNPKVYEYCAGYQYEDKTIVGFSHTHFSGTGHSDLGDFLIMPTVGQLKLNPGVADVPGSGYRSAFSHANEVSEANYYKVKLDASNITAEMTTSARVGFHQYTFPKSDQSHVILDLMAGIYNYPDKNVWTYVKLLNDSTLVGYRQTNGWARTRTLYFAMAFNKKFIQHGFKKYDKREVYGGFWGKFNQSKNFPEIAGKQIRAYFDFKTEEGEKIKIKFALSPVSMDGALANMQAEVRGWDFEKVKADGQKLWETELEKITINASTERKQDFYTAMYHTMINPTVYMDVDGQYKGLDQNVHKADGFTNYTTFSLWDTYRALHPLFNIIQPQRNADMVRSMMVHFDQSPEKMLPVWSNSANENWCMSGYHSVAVLADAVVKGNAPFDAEKALMACVTTARHRSYEGIGEYMDLGYVPDEKTGVSVSNTLEYAYDDWAIAQMAKKLGKTDIYNEFIKRSENYKNVYDAKSGFMRPRKADGTFRAKFDPLSTINEGFIEGNAWNYTLFAPQDPEGLIKLMGGNKRFVPYLDSLFTMNLPDKYFAETEDITRDGIIGNYVHGNEPSHHVAYLYNWTDKPWKTQERIRMILPRMYKPTPDGLGGNDDTGQMSAWYIFSSMGFYPVAPGSVDYSIGSPSVNNATIQVGNGKTFKITVKNQSEKNVYVQKMMLNGKPYNSLTITHQDIMNGGEMVFYMSSKHK; translated from the coding sequence ATGAAAAAGATATTTGCCGCCCTTTTTATTTGTACCGCGCTGCAGGCCACTGCGCAAAACAAGCACGAAAACTTGGTACAATATGTAAAACCCATTATTGGCACCCAGCGCATGGGGCATACCTACCCCGGGGCTACCGTTCCATTTGGGATGGTACAGCTTAGCCCCGAAACGGATACCGCCAGTTATGAACTTAACGGCAGGTATAACCCTAAGGTTTACGAATACTGCGCGGGCTACCAGTACGAAGATAAAACCATTGTAGGATTTAGCCATACCCATTTTAGCGGTACCGGGCACTCAGACCTTGGCGATTTTTTAATAATGCCAACCGTAGGTCAGCTTAAACTAAATCCGGGTGTAGCAGATGTGCCGGGCAGCGGTTACCGCTCGGCGTTTTCGCATGCCAACGAGGTAAGCGAGGCCAACTACTACAAAGTAAAGCTGGATGCCTCGAACATCACCGCCGAAATGACCACCAGCGCGCGCGTTGGGTTTCACCAATACACGTTCCCTAAATCAGATCAATCGCATGTGATATTAGACCTGATGGCTGGTATTTACAATTATCCAGACAAAAACGTTTGGACATACGTAAAGCTGCTGAACGATAGCACACTGGTAGGTTACCGCCAAACAAACGGCTGGGCGCGCACCCGCACGCTATATTTTGCCATGGCGTTTAACAAGAAATTCATTCAGCATGGGTTTAAAAAATACGATAAGCGCGAGGTTTATGGCGGCTTTTGGGGCAAATTCAACCAAAGCAAAAACTTTCCTGAGATAGCCGGAAAGCAGATACGCGCTTACTTTGATTTTAAGACAGAAGAGGGCGAGAAGATCAAAATAAAATTCGCGCTATCGCCGGTGAGCATGGATGGCGCTTTAGCCAATATGCAGGCCGAAGTACGGGGCTGGGATTTTGAAAAGGTAAAAGCAGACGGCCAGAAGCTTTGGGAAACCGAACTGGAGAAAATCACTATTAATGCCAGTACCGAGCGCAAGCAGGATTTTTATACCGCCATGTACCATACCATGATAAACCCAACCGTTTACATGGATGTTGACGGGCAGTATAAGGGCCTTGACCAAAACGTACACAAAGCCGATGGCTTTACCAATTATACCACCTTCTCGTTGTGGGATACCTATCGCGCCCTGCACCCGCTGTTTAATATCATACAGCCGCAGCGCAATGCAGATATGGTACGATCGATGATGGTGCATTTTGATCAAAGTCCCGAAAAGATGCTCCCGGTTTGGAGTAACTCGGCCAACGAGAACTGGTGCATGAGCGGTTACCACAGTGTAGCAGTTTTAGCGGATGCAGTTGTAAAAGGTAACGCGCCATTCGATGCCGAAAAAGCTTTAATGGCCTGCGTAACAACCGCCCGCCACCGCAGCTACGAGGGCATTGGCGAATACATGGACCTGGGCTATGTGCCTGATGAAAAAACAGGCGTATCGGTATCAAATACTTTAGAATACGCGTACGACGATTGGGCAATTGCGCAGATGGCAAAAAAACTGGGTAAAACAGATATTTATAACGAGTTTATTAAACGCAGCGAGAATTATAAAAATGTGTACGATGCAAAATCGGGCTTTATGAGGCCGAGGAAAGCTGATGGCACCTTCCGCGCCAAGTTTGACCCATTGAGCACTATTAACGAAGGCTTTATTGAGGGCAACGCCTGGAACTACACCTTATTTGCACCGCAGGACCCCGAAGGATTGATAAAACTGATGGGTGGCAACAAACGCTTTGTGCCTTATTTAGATTCGCTGTTCACCATGAACCTGCCGGATAAATACTTTGCCGAAACCGAGGATATTACCCGCGACGGTATCATTGGTAACTATGTACATGGTAACGAGCCGTCGCACCATGTGGCCTACCTGTACAACTGGACAGACAAACCCTGGAAAACGCAGGAACGCATCCGTATGATATTGCCACGCATGTACAAACCAACACCCGACGGTTTAGGCGGTAACGATGATACCGGCCAAATGAGTGCCTGGTACATTTTCAGTTCGATGGGTTTTTATCCGGTAGCCCCTGGTTCGGTTGATTACTCTATCGGCAGCCCGTCGGTAAATAACGCTACCATACAGGTTGGCAACGGCAAAACTTTTAAGATAACCGTTAAAAACCAAAGCGAGAAAAACGTTTACGTACAAAAAATGATGCTCAACGGCAAGCCGTATAACAGCTTAACCATTACCCACCAGGATATCATGAATGGCGGCGAAATGGTGTTTTATATGAGTTCTAAACACAAGTAA